The proteins below are encoded in one region of Paenibacillus sp. YYML68:
- a CDS encoding FAD-dependent oxidoreductase: MMEFQTIRVDHDLTVIGGGMPGICAAIQASRLGLKVALINNRGYLGGNASPEHRINVAGADGASEFNFYARESGIMEELRLENLYRNPQGNAYLWETVLLDYVLREPNIQLYLNTNVDKVVTDGKGQIVSVSGSQSGTEKRFDYYSPLFLDDTGDGTIGYLAGAEYRKGREARSEFGERIAPEEADDHVLLSTLSWYSKDTGRPARFVLPQFAKSLSVEEALKHRDIPERIPHNSRYEGYRMQWFYEIGHGKDQIHDNEEIMHNHRELVLGVWNHIKNSGKYDSESYDLEYVGGAPGKRESRRLIGDYILTEKDVVEQTDFEDTIGYGGWSIDLHAKEGFFSKDMTTRHFVLKGVYPIPFRSCYSKNVTNLLVASRCMSTSHVAFGSTRVMATLAVLGQSCAAAAYLCRKYDVTPRQIYESHMPQLQQLLLGEDQYIIGRKNEDPNDLCRQAVFTASSVQECTLEQQHFSMPLNERSAFIVPVRQSLKQLALRLKSEVDTELRYTVYTSVKQQNYSPQQKLYEGAVTLMAQSDFDWVSLPVPCETSTGKLFIELEPNEAIQLGMVRDELNGLFFLSKQPLNRRTTFCDIDTLEVKKEMWRSAEGLPCYRTVPEQAVYGADNLNNGYSRNHGLPNLWLSAITAGDETVTICWNEEQSISRLQLTFDSNLNCNYDNLEMYKDFTVFPTVVKDYTVYAKGEDDTYREVVSVTDNYHRVNSLSFDAIATREIKVVFHKTNGAKRVGVYEIRAYA, translated from the coding sequence ATGATGGAATTCCAAACGATACGCGTAGACCATGACCTGACGGTCATTGGCGGCGGCATGCCGGGCATATGCGCAGCGATACAGGCTTCAAGACTCGGACTGAAGGTGGCCTTGATCAACAACCGCGGATACTTGGGCGGCAATGCAAGTCCGGAGCATCGAATCAACGTTGCGGGTGCGGACGGCGCGTCTGAATTTAACTTTTATGCAAGAGAGTCGGGCATTATGGAGGAGCTGCGTCTGGAGAACCTGTACCGCAATCCGCAAGGCAACGCTTATCTGTGGGAGACGGTGCTGCTCGATTATGTGCTGCGCGAGCCGAACATCCAGCTGTATCTGAACACGAATGTGGACAAGGTCGTGACCGATGGGAAAGGGCAGATCGTATCGGTATCCGGCTCGCAGAGCGGCACGGAGAAGCGGTTCGACTACTACAGCCCGCTGTTCCTTGATGACACGGGAGATGGGACGATCGGCTACTTGGCAGGTGCGGAATACCGCAAGGGCCGGGAGGCGAGGTCGGAGTTCGGGGAACGGATCGCGCCTGAGGAGGCGGATGACCATGTGCTGCTCAGCACGCTGTCGTGGTATTCCAAGGATACGGGCCGTCCTGCCCGGTTCGTCCTGCCACAGTTCGCGAAGAGCTTGTCCGTGGAGGAGGCGCTGAAGCACCGGGACATTCCGGAGAGGATCCCTCACAACTCCAGATATGAAGGCTACCGGATGCAGTGGTTCTACGAGATCGGACACGGCAAGGATCAGATTCATGACAATGAAGAGATTATGCACAATCATCGGGAGCTCGTGCTTGGCGTCTGGAACCATATCAAGAACAGTGGGAAGTATGATTCCGAGAGCTATGATCTTGAATATGTGGGCGGCGCGCCAGGGAAGCGGGAGTCCCGCCGCTTGATCGGTGATTACATCCTTACGGAGAAGGATGTCGTCGAGCAGACCGACTTCGAGGACACGATCGGCTATGGCGGCTGGTCGATCGACCTGCATGCGAAGGAGGGCTTCTTCTCCAAGGATATGACGACCCGCCACTTCGTGCTGAAGGGCGTCTACCCGATTCCATTCCGCAGCTGCTACTCGAAGAATGTGACGAACCTGCTCGTGGCGAGCCGCTGTATGTCCACCTCTCATGTCGCCTTTGGCTCGACCCGCGTGATGGCGACGCTGGCCGTGCTCGGACAATCTTGCGCCGCTGCCGCTTATCTGTGCCGCAAATACGATGTTACTCCTCGTCAGATCTATGAGAGTCATATGCCCCAGCTGCAGCAGCTGCTTCTTGGCGAGGACCAATATATTATTGGGCGCAAGAACGAGGACCCGAACGACCTGTGCAGACAAGCCGTATTCACCGCGAGCTCTGTGCAGGAGTGCACCCTAGAGCAGCAGCACTTCAGTATGCCGCTGAACGAGAGGAGTGCGTTCATCGTCCCGGTTCGACAATCGCTGAAGCAGCTGGCGCTGCGACTGAAGAGCGAAGTCGATACGGAGCTCCGCTATACCGTATACACGTCCGTGAAGCAGCAGAACTACTCGCCGCAGCAGAAGCTCTATGAAGGCGCGGTAACGCTTATGGCTCAATCGGATTTCGACTGGGTATCCTTGCCAGTGCCTTGCGAGACGTCAACAGGCAAGCTATTCATCGAGCTGGAACCGAACGAGGCGATCCAGCTCGGCATGGTGAGGGATGAGCTCAACGGCCTGTTCTTCCTAAGCAAGCAGCCGCTGAATCGACGCACGACGTTCTGCGACATCGATACGCTGGAGGTCAAGAAGGAGATGTGGCGGTCCGCGGAGGGCTTGCCCTGCTATCGCACCGTTCCAGAGCAAGCGGTCTACGGCGCGGATAACCTGAATAATGGCTACTCCCGCAATCACGGCTTGCCGAACCTGTGGCTGTCAGCGATCACTGCTGGGGATGAGACGGTGACGATCTGTTGGAATGAGGAGCAATCGATCAGCAGGCTGCAGCTGACCTTCGATTCCAATCTGAACTGCAACTACGACAATCTGGAGATGTACAAGGACTTCACCGTGTTCCCGACGGTGGTGAAGGATTATACGGTATACGCCAAGGGCGAGGACGACACCTATCGAGAGGTCGTGTCGGTGACGGACAATTATCACAGGGTTAATTCCCTATCCTTCGATGCGATCGCTACCCGTGAGATCAAGGTCGTCTTCCACAAGACGAACGGCGCGAAGCGGGTCGGTGTGTACGAAATCCGGGCGTATGCCTGA
- a CDS encoding helix-turn-helix transcriptional regulator translates to MMEHPVMINRNEIPSLVTVGVFEPTKPWLHVDRTLNIDTLLYVVSGAVHVCEENVDYTVTSNQVFFLKNRCHHWGKKSIAPGTRWYWVSFVPSELSEENEPLVLPKQLTVSSPEHVTYLLSSMLRLFHTSEPLRSERLNGYLYQLLYELLHQHLQAGSEHHPTSVSSQIIRCLTQQVEQPFDSEAIAEALSMNYTYLGRLFKSATGLTINQYYRRLKVQRAIELMQDATLNIAQISERLQFPNPYYFSRVFKQVTGFSPREYREQGYR, encoded by the coding sequence ATGATGGAGCATCCGGTGATGATCAATCGGAACGAAATTCCGAGCCTCGTAACCGTAGGCGTATTCGAGCCCACGAAGCCGTGGCTTCATGTCGACCGCACGCTGAATATCGATACGCTGCTGTATGTTGTGAGCGGTGCTGTGCATGTGTGTGAGGAGAACGTGGACTATACGGTGACGAGCAACCAAGTTTTTTTCCTGAAAAACCGGTGTCATCACTGGGGAAAAAAATCGATCGCACCCGGCACAAGGTGGTACTGGGTCTCCTTCGTCCCATCTGAGCTCAGCGAGGAGAACGAGCCGCTCGTCCTTCCGAAGCAGCTCACCGTGTCGTCACCGGAGCACGTCACCTACCTGCTCAGCTCGATGCTGCGCCTATTCCATACGTCCGAGCCGCTGCGAAGCGAGCGACTGAACGGCTACCTGTACCAGCTGCTGTACGAGCTGCTGCATCAGCACCTGCAGGCGGGCTCCGAGCACCATCCGACGTCCGTCTCGTCCCAAATTATTCGATGTCTCACGCAGCAAGTAGAGCAGCCGTTCGACAGCGAGGCTATTGCAGAGGCGCTGAGCATGAACTATACGTACCTCGGACGTCTATTCAAGTCGGCTACCGGCCTCACGATCAACCAGTATTACCGCAGGCTGAAGGTGCAGCGAGCCATCGAGCTCATGCAGGATGCTACGCTGAACATTGCCCAGATCAGCGAGCGGCTTCAGTTCCCGAATCCGTACTACTTCAGCCGAGTGTTCAAGCAGGTGACTGGCTTCTCCCCGAGAGAATACCGGGAGCAGGGCTATCGATGA
- a CDS encoding alpha-glycosidase: protein MVLEAIYHRPKLNWSYAYDNDTIHIRIRTKKDNVQRVRVLAGDKYMWEASVGYVDMRKLPGDALFDYWQAEVRPPYRRLRYGFCLEHGDEQVWMTEQGFFTEEPKDSAYMFEYPFLNPADVFAPPAWVKEAVFYQIFPERFANGDPDNDPVNALPWGSAEPTPTNYFGGDLQGIIDHLDYLQQLGVNAIYFNPLFEATTNHKYDTKDYMKVDPQFGTNETLKELVDLCHARGIRVLLDAVFNHSGHTFEPFLDVLKHGAASRYADWFHVREFPLEVKDGVPTYDTFAFEPIMPKLNTENSEVQAYLLEVAEYWIRDIGIDGWRLDVANEVDHRFWRLFRDRVKALKPDAYILGEIWHDSMMWLQGDQFDAVMNYPFTEAVLSFTARGRLDAAGFAHAVGAQLASYPQQVNEVAFNLLGSHDTPRLLTLCGGSKPLMKLATVLQFVFPGTPCIYYGDEIGMDGAGDPDCRKCMVWDEEQQDRELFAYFQRVIAMRKQLAPLREGSVRFLLARADSRQLVLERATEDGRVLVAVNASDREASVQVNCGEGSWTDFFTGAVHVTPLSGQLQLSLPAFGFAVLNGE from the coding sequence ATCGTACTCGAAGCGATCTACCACCGTCCGAAGCTGAACTGGTCCTACGCCTATGATAACGACACCATTCACATCCGCATCCGTACGAAAAAAGACAACGTCCAGCGCGTCCGCGTGCTGGCAGGCGATAAGTACATGTGGGAAGCAAGCGTCGGTTATGTCGATATGCGCAAGCTGCCGGGCGATGCGCTGTTCGACTATTGGCAGGCGGAGGTGCGTCCGCCGTACCGCAGGCTGCGCTATGGCTTCTGCCTCGAGCACGGGGATGAGCAGGTGTGGATGACCGAGCAAGGCTTCTTCACCGAGGAGCCGAAGGACTCGGCCTACATGTTCGAGTATCCGTTCTTGAACCCGGCCGATGTGTTCGCACCGCCCGCCTGGGTGAAGGAGGCTGTGTTCTACCAGATCTTCCCGGAGCGGTTCGCTAATGGCGATCCGGACAACGATCCGGTTAACGCGCTGCCGTGGGGGTCCGCGGAGCCGACGCCGACGAATTATTTCGGAGGCGACCTGCAAGGAATTATCGACCATCTGGATTATCTACAGCAGCTCGGCGTGAACGCGATCTACTTCAATCCGCTGTTCGAGGCGACGACGAATCATAAGTACGATACGAAGGATTATATGAAGGTTGATCCGCAGTTCGGTACGAACGAGACGTTGAAGGAGCTCGTGGACCTCTGTCACGCGAGAGGCATCCGGGTGCTGCTCGATGCAGTGTTCAACCATTCGGGTCACACGTTCGAGCCGTTCCTCGATGTGCTGAAGCATGGAGCAGCATCGCGCTACGCCGACTGGTTCCATGTGCGCGAATTCCCGCTGGAGGTGAAGGACGGCGTGCCTACGTACGACACGTTCGCGTTCGAGCCGATCATGCCGAAGCTCAATACCGAGAATTCCGAGGTACAAGCTTATCTATTAGAAGTAGCAGAATATTGGATTCGTGACATTGGCATCGACGGCTGGCGTCTCGATGTTGCGAACGAGGTCGATCACCGATTCTGGCGGCTGTTCCGCGACCGGGTGAAGGCGCTGAAGCCGGACGCCTACATTCTCGGCGAAATCTGGCACGACTCGATGATGTGGCTGCAGGGCGACCAGTTCGATGCGGTCATGAACTACCCGTTCACCGAGGCGGTGCTCAGCTTCACTGCAAGAGGCAGGCTCGACGCTGCCGGGTTCGCGCACGCAGTCGGCGCTCAGCTGGCGAGCTATCCGCAGCAGGTGAACGAAGTGGCCTTCAACCTGCTCGGCAGCCACGACACGCCGCGACTGCTGACGCTGTGCGGCGGCAGCAAGCCGCTGATGAAGCTGGCGACGGTGCTGCAGTTCGTGTTCCCCGGCACGCCTTGCATCTATTACGGCGATGAGATCGGCATGGACGGTGCAGGCGACCCGGACTGCCGCAAATGTATGGTGTGGGATGAGGAGCAGCAGGACCGCGAGCTGTTCGCCTACTTCCAGCGCGTCATCGCAATGCGCAAGCAGCTCGCCCCGCTTCGCGAAGGCAGCGTACGCTTCCTGCTCGCACGAGCTGACTCGCGGCAGCTCGTGCTGGAGCGCGCCACCGAGGACGGGCGTGTGCTGGTCGCCGTGAACGCATCGGATCGCGAGGCGTCGGTGCAGGTCAACTGCGGCGAGGGCAGCTGGACGGACTTCTTCACAGGTGCTGTCCATGTGACGCCGCTGAGCGGGCAGCTGCAGCTGTCGCTGCCGGCCTTTGGGTTCGCGGTGCTGAATGGGGAGTGA
- a CDS encoding Npt1/Npt2 family nucleotide transporter gives MLKTVQADRDELTKAMLLCCYLFSVTAASTVGRTAADTLFLSRFDHASLSAMYLPQALMMIAAGFVFQRVTAKVRVEALLPWLIPCIAALVLAGRLAAGFELRWSFPVLYIAVDVFNFLMIVCFWQLATGIMDQRKAKRMIGFVGAGGIAGAITSGFGMKAILPLIGTANLLLVYAAFQLLALLLMLVLRARGARARSYEADAGRASASSVQSVKPKSRSKQEMLSQAPHLRAFAVLSAALIIALTLIDYQFKAIIREELQNDALASFMGSFYGLSGIVALLVQLLVSGWVLSRFGMMTALLVFPVLLLVGSSGLLLLPVLTVAVLVKGSDKVVGDTIHSSVNQLIMFPIAPEWRGPAKGWMDGVVRNGAKGLAALVLLATGSLLAPAQLSYIVLLLLVIAIAAGLRVKPAYMKTLTASLARGTPEDDSESSPLMLDASARKLLLAALYSEEPQQAMAAYRMLRHVSFSFTPHIPELLIHPVEGIRLEALKLAAQAADPSLLPAIIRCLDSEQPTAVRAAAIHALAVYEREEDLERVSEYVSSSDLTLQTAAIVALVKQFGIEGMFRAVSRLKELIDSRIEAERLCAAAIIGQIGVRSFYKPLAELLTDASPQVRIRAIEAAGALRAPALLQPLLARLQDYETRRYAIEALAVYPEDELLPMLEQALTDTTNALHIPLVCAKVGTPSSWMLLLNAYEGAELELRDRLLEAMLRGMEAAPGHVEAQLEQYALAELALDTELAKQQMVLSMQLSEHSIVHELLSDTRESIRRRVFQLLALHVKSRTLVHAHQSWTTGDVRQQANAVELVDQSLKGQLRQHVTRWMNGWSAAQEATHASVSASDALMKLRKLPDPMLRAAIEAELASLQAVSASEALDADATHRARWESIRLLKQTPLFRELTVKDRARIAERLVPVQYEPGATLVEQGEVGECLYLITDGETAIVRDGRQVSSLRAGDCLGEMALFIQGKRTATAVATTRMQALRLDAEELLSIFDQHSFVAMDMMKLLSRRLRDALSRRPKQEDSTADSATQPVGAAGAAVDAMRREHAPLASMEHDGAIRALLRRIAALERIELFAQLPPDDMLWLARSLHESTWAAGTAICKEGEHGDVMYAILEGSVRVHRGTDTIAMLQQDEYFGELAVIDSAPRSAHCTAETDTVLLELPRDLIVASCAQNRNVLRSILQVLATRLQRV, from the coding sequence ATGCTCAAGACCGTTCAAGCAGACCGGGACGAGCTCACGAAAGCGATGCTGCTCTGCTGCTACTTGTTCTCTGTCACAGCGGCTTCCACCGTCGGACGTACAGCGGCGGACACATTGTTCCTAAGCCGATTCGATCACGCCTCGCTATCGGCGATGTACTTGCCACAGGCGCTAATGATGATAGCAGCTGGATTCGTATTCCAGCGAGTTACGGCGAAGGTGCGCGTCGAGGCGCTCCTCCCTTGGCTCATCCCTTGTATCGCAGCGCTCGTGCTGGCGGGCAGACTCGCCGCTGGCTTCGAGCTGCGCTGGAGCTTCCCGGTGCTGTATATTGCCGTCGACGTGTTCAACTTCCTGATGATCGTCTGCTTCTGGCAGCTGGCGACCGGCATTATGGACCAGCGCAAGGCGAAGCGCATGATCGGCTTCGTCGGTGCGGGCGGCATAGCAGGGGCGATCACGAGCGGCTTCGGAATGAAGGCAATATTGCCGCTCATCGGCACGGCCAATCTACTGCTCGTCTACGCTGCCTTCCAGCTGCTCGCGCTGCTGCTCATGCTCGTCTTGCGCGCTCGAGGAGCACGAGCGAGAAGCTACGAGGCTGATGCTGGACGAGCATCGGCTTCGTCAGTACAGTCAGTGAAGCCGAAGAGTCGCAGCAAGCAGGAGATGCTGTCGCAGGCTCCCCATCTTCGGGCCTTCGCCGTATTAAGCGCAGCCCTCATTATCGCCTTGACGCTCATTGACTACCAATTCAAGGCGATCATTCGAGAGGAGCTACAGAACGACGCACTCGCCTCGTTCATGGGAAGCTTCTATGGTCTATCCGGCATCGTCGCGCTGCTCGTGCAGCTGCTCGTGTCAGGCTGGGTGCTGAGCCGATTCGGCATGATGACCGCTCTGCTCGTCTTCCCTGTTCTGCTCCTCGTGGGCAGCTCAGGACTTCTGCTACTCCCTGTGTTGACCGTCGCCGTACTCGTCAAGGGCAGCGACAAGGTCGTCGGCGATACGATCCACTCGTCCGTCAACCAGCTCATCATGTTCCCGATTGCACCGGAGTGGCGCGGCCCGGCCAAAGGCTGGATGGACGGTGTCGTCCGTAACGGGGCCAAAGGGTTGGCTGCGCTCGTCCTGCTCGCCACGGGCTCTCTCCTTGCGCCCGCGCAGCTCAGCTACATCGTGCTCCTGCTGCTCGTGATCGCCATCGCAGCCGGCCTGCGCGTCAAGCCGGCCTATATGAAGACACTGACCGCCTCGCTTGCACGGGGGACTCCAGAGGACGATTCGGAGAGCAGTCCTCTCATGCTCGACGCGAGCGCGAGGAAGCTGCTGCTCGCAGCACTCTACTCGGAAGAGCCGCAGCAGGCGATGGCGGCCTACCGGATGCTGCGGCATGTAAGCTTTTCCTTCACACCGCATATACCGGAACTGCTTATTCATCCGGTGGAGGGAATACGGCTTGAGGCGCTTAAGCTGGCGGCGCAAGCGGCAGACCCGTCCCTGCTGCCCGCCATTATTCGCTGTCTGGACAGCGAGCAGCCTACTGCCGTCCGGGCCGCAGCTATCCATGCGCTCGCCGTCTATGAACGCGAGGAAGATCTCGAGCGGGTGAGCGAATACGTCAGCTCGTCAGACTTGACGCTACAGACGGCGGCGATCGTCGCGCTCGTGAAGCAGTTCGGCATCGAGGGCATGTTCCGTGCGGTGTCGAGGCTGAAGGAGCTCATCGATAGCCGCATCGAGGCAGAGCGGCTCTGTGCCGCTGCCATCATCGGTCAGATCGGCGTTCGCAGCTTCTACAAGCCGCTGGCGGAGCTCTTGACCGATGCCAGTCCGCAGGTGCGCATCCGCGCCATTGAAGCGGCTGGAGCGCTGAGAGCGCCTGCGCTGCTGCAGCCGCTTCTCGCGCGGCTGCAGGATTACGAGACGAGGCGCTATGCGATCGAGGCGCTCGCCGTTTATCCAGAGGACGAGCTGCTGCCTATGCTGGAGCAGGCGTTAACGGATACGACTAATGCGCTGCATATCCCGCTCGTCTGTGCGAAGGTCGGCACCCCCTCCTCCTGGATGCTTCTGCTGAACGCTTACGAAGGGGCCGAGCTGGAGCTAAGAGATCGGCTGCTCGAGGCGATGCTTCGCGGTATGGAGGCCGCGCCGGGACACGTCGAGGCGCAGCTTGAGCAGTACGCGCTGGCGGAGCTTGCGCTAGACACAGAGCTTGCTAAGCAGCAGATGGTGCTCAGCATGCAGCTGTCCGAGCATTCGATCGTGCATGAGCTGCTGTCCGATACGCGGGAGTCGATCAGACGGCGCGTCTTCCAGCTGCTGGCATTGCATGTGAAGTCGAGGACGCTCGTCCATGCCCATCAGAGCTGGACGACAGGCGATGTCAGGCAGCAAGCGAACGCAGTCGAGCTCGTCGACCAATCGCTCAAGGGCCAGCTGCGGCAGCACGTCACACGCTGGATGAATGGTTGGTCTGCTGCACAGGAAGCCACTCATGCTTCCGTGAGCGCATCTGATGCGCTGATGAAGCTGCGCAAGCTGCCTGATCCGATGCTGCGCGCAGCGATAGAGGCGGAGCTTGCCTCGCTTCAGGCTGTATCGGCAAGCGAGGCACTGGATGCTGATGCCACGCATCGCGCACGGTGGGAGTCTATTCGACTGCTGAAGCAGACGCCTCTGTTCCGTGAGCTAACGGTGAAGGACCGTGCCCGCATCGCAGAGCGTCTCGTGCCCGTCCAGTACGAACCGGGGGCCACTCTCGTGGAGCAGGGCGAGGTAGGGGAATGCTTGTACCTGATTACGGATGGCGAGACGGCGATCGTACGAGACGGTCGTCAGGTGAGCAGCTTACGAGCCGGAGATTGTCTTGGGGAGATGGCGCTGTTCATTCAAGGTAAGCGGACGGCAACCGCCGTCGCGACGACTCGGATGCAAGCATTGCGACTCGATGCGGAGGAGCTGCTCTCCATCTTCGATCAGCACAGCTTCGTCGCCATGGATATGATGAAGCTGCTGTCCCGACGATTGCGCGATGCGCTAAGCCGCAGACCGAAGCAAGAGGACTCGACTGCTGACAGTGCGACGCAGCCTGTAGGGGCGGCGGGTGCAGCGGTGGATGCTATGCGGAGAGAACATGCGCCGCTTGCAAGCATGGAGCACGACGGAGCGATTCGCGCGCTGCTGCGCCGCATCGCGGCACTCGAGCGAATCGAGCTGTTCGCGCAGCTTCCGCCGGACGACATGCTGTGGCTTGCGCGCTCGCTTCATGAATCGACGTGGGCCGCAGGCACGGCGATCTGCAAGGAAGGCGAGCACGGCGACGTCATGTACGCGATCCTCGAGGGCAGCGTCCGCGTGCATCGCGGCACCGATACGATTGCGATGCTGCAGCAGGACGAATACTTCGGCGAGCTGGCTGTCATCGACAGCGCTCCCCGCTCGGCACATTGTACAGCGGAGACAGACACCGTGCTGCTCGAGCTGCCTCGCGATCTGATCGTAGCGAGCTGCGCCCAGAACCGCAACGTGCTACGCAGCATTCTGCAGGTGCTGGCGACACGGCTGCAGCGTGTCTAA
- a CDS encoding 5'-3' exonuclease H3TH domain-containing protein: MDDRKVMLVDGMALLFRGYFANSYGGYIRKTSAGLPTNAVYGFLKYWLDAVRTFKPTHVVCCWDLSGTSFRTEKYDGYKANRPEAPLELIPQFDLVKDVVASFGVPNVGLPGFEADDCIGTLSRRFSEEMHVQVLTGDHDMLQLVTERVKVIIMKKGAGNYAVYDPAVLLEEKQLTPAQFIDLKGLVGDTSDNYPGVKGIGEKTAVKLLLEHGSIDGILDNLGTLTKSVKSKIEADLDMLHLCRELATIKCDAPVEWDMEASLWNPQLHLVQSKFEELEFNSLIKEVGKLSTVAAS, encoded by the coding sequence ATGGACGATCGTAAAGTGATGCTGGTAGACGGAATGGCGCTGCTGTTCCGGGGCTACTTCGCCAATTCGTATGGCGGCTATATTCGTAAGACAAGCGCCGGGCTACCGACCAATGCGGTGTACGGGTTCTTGAAATATTGGCTCGACGCCGTTCGGACGTTCAAGCCGACGCACGTCGTCTGCTGCTGGGACTTGTCTGGCACGTCGTTCCGCACGGAGAAGTATGACGGCTATAAGGCGAACCGTCCGGAGGCGCCGCTGGAGCTGATCCCGCAATTCGACCTCGTGAAGGACGTCGTCGCTAGCTTCGGCGTTCCGAACGTCGGCTTGCCTGGCTTCGAGGCGGACGATTGCATCGGGACACTGTCGCGCCGCTTCAGCGAGGAGATGCACGTGCAGGTGCTGACGGGCGACCACGACATGCTGCAGCTCGTCACGGAGCGGGTCAAGGTTATTATTATGAAAAAAGGCGCAGGCAACTACGCCGTCTATGATCCGGCCGTACTGCTCGAGGAGAAGCAGCTGACGCCCGCTCAGTTCATCGATCTGAAGGGATTGGTCGGCGATACGAGCGACAATTATCCGGGCGTGAAGGGGATCGGCGAGAAGACCGCCGTGAAGCTGCTGCTCGAGCACGGCTCGATCGACGGCATCTTGGACAACCTCGGCACGCTGACGAAGTCGGTCAAGTCGAAGATCGAGGCTGATCTGGATATGCTGCATCTGTGCAGGGAGCTGGCGACGATCAAGTGCGATGCGCCGGTCGAGTGGGACATGGAGGCGAGTCTGTGGAATCCGCAGCTGCATCTGGTACAGAGCAAGTTCGAGGAGCTTGAGTTCAATAGTTTGATTAAGGAAGTTGGTAAGCTGTCGACAGTGGCTGCTTCGTAG
- a CDS encoding LacI family DNA-binding transcriptional regulator, whose product MHVTIVDVAKKAGVSPSTVSRVISGHPRISPATIRKVKEIMEELGYHPNVMAKSLVSKTTQTLGLLLPRSAEELFQNLFFSEVIRGVISQATRSSYDLMMTTGTTEREEVEAVTRLVRGRRVDGIILLYSRNADPVIAFLKEHSFPFVLIGRSEDEAILTVDNDNEQAAYDVTKHLIQQGHRRIGFVSGPPNLIVSRDRLNGYKKALKDADIPFRKDWIVEGEFLQESGYRAMSFLMSLPERPTGLVVMDDMVAFGVTRGLNELGYSVPQHLSIVGFNNLPMSELATPPISSVDIGIYQLGYTASQVLIRAVKGEDIPHTRTIIPHRLIVRESSLYHLATE is encoded by the coding sequence ATGCATGTTACTATTGTGGATGTCGCCAAAAAAGCCGGTGTCTCGCCATCCACTGTATCCCGTGTCATCTCGGGACATCCGCGGATCAGTCCGGCCACGATTCGTAAAGTGAAGGAAATTATGGAGGAGCTCGGCTATCATCCGAACGTCATGGCCAAGAGCCTCGTCTCCAAAACGACGCAAACGCTTGGCCTGCTGTTGCCTCGTTCCGCGGAGGAGCTGTTCCAGAACCTGTTCTTCTCTGAGGTCATTCGAGGGGTCATCTCGCAAGCTACCCGCTCGAGCTACGATCTGATGATGACAACAGGCACAACGGAGCGCGAGGAGGTCGAGGCCGTCACTCGTCTTGTTCGCGGACGCCGCGTCGACGGCATCATCCTGCTGTACTCGCGCAATGCCGATCCGGTCATCGCCTTCCTGAAGGAGCACTCCTTCCCGTTCGTGCTGATCGGACGCAGTGAGGATGAGGCGATCTTAACAGTCGATAACGATAACGAGCAGGCGGCCTACGATGTAACGAAGCATCTTATCCAGCAGGGTCACCGCCGCATCGGCTTCGTCAGCGGGCCACCGAATCTAATCGTATCGCGGGACCGATTGAACGGCTACAAGAAGGCGCTGAAGGATGCAGATATCCCGTTCCGGAAAGATTGGATTGTCGAGGGGGAATTTCTGCAGGAGAGCGGCTACCGGGCGATGTCGTTCCTGATGTCGCTGCCAGAGCGTCCGACTGGACTGGTCGTAATGGACGACATGGTCGCCTTCGGCGTCACGCGCGGCTTGAACGAGCTCGGCTACAGCGTGCCGCAGCACTTAAGCATCGTCGGCTTCAACAACTTGCCCATGTCTGAGCTCGCCACGCCGCCGATCAGCTCGGTCGACATCGGCATCTACCAGCTCGGCTATACCGCCTCGCAGGTGTTGATCCGTGCGGTCAAGGGGGAGGACATTCCGCACACACGGACGATTATTCCGCATCGGCTCATCGTCCGTGAGTCGTCGTTGTATCATCTTGCGACCGAATAG